The region gtaaaaatgatacttagagagttgcTGTCAACCACTGCTGAATTATTTTCGACTCTTGCAATCTAAATGACTGTTTCActgttgaaaacaaaattttatattgcGAATCGACTCAAAATGTTATCAAAGGTTAATGTAGATAtctcaaaattatcaaaatttttttttttgatttcactCTCACATTCGACTCTTCTGGTCGGCCTTTATATTAGTTGGTGCTTAACAGTCGGAAGAAGACCgactaaagaaaatttttgtccgAAATGAAGCTGATTCAGAAATTATCGTAAGCCACAAGTTGTTTTcagtttacaaaatgtgttccactaaacattttcatttcagattGATATCGCTATTGTTAGGTGCGTCATCATTCGTTACCGAACCATCAGACGATAATTTACCAACAGTCGAAGTTTCGTGTAATAATTACGAACATGAAACGAAATTATGGAATCTAGACTTGAAtcgtaataaaatcaaatcctTTGGGCCAAATACATTCATCGGATGCAAGAACGttgcaaatttgtatttaGATGACAATCAATTGGTGACAATTCGACAAAACGATTTTGTtggactaacaaatttgaagtATCTTTGTCTTCGCCGGAATAAAATAGAATCGATCGAGGATGGTGCTCTGAATTTCACCCATTTGACGAATCTCTATTTGGACAACAATCAACTGCAACAACTCTCCGATCATACATTCACCGGGATGCCAGAACTGACATATCTTAGCATTGATAACAATAATTTAGCACGAGTTGGTTCATCGTTTCAACGTTTGACGAAGTTGCAAAAAATTTCGCTGGCATGGAATCGCATTGTCGATCTCAATTTTACTGCACTTCTACAGATGCCCGAACTGACTGTCATATATTTGAGAAGCAGTGGATTGACGTCAATTAATACCGAATATACGCCAGGTGTAACGTATGCTGTAGACGATTTGGATCTGGCTCATAACGGAATTCGACAATCTGACTTGTTGACTCGTCTAAGGAACTGCGGTAATCTCACTAAATTACGTCTTTCCGGAAATAGTTACGACAAATTGGATGAACTTGAACGAATTGGAGAATTGCTTCCGAAATTGCGCAGAATTAGTGTTGGTTTCCAATACACGTACTCAGAAGCCCAGTCTATGGCAAGTAAGTCGAAAAGAT is a window of Bradysia coprophila strain Holo2 unplaced genomic scaffold, BU_Bcop_v1 contig_235, whole genome shotgun sequence DNA encoding:
- the LOC119077277 gene encoding leucine-rich repeat and fibronectin type III domain-containing protein 1-like; this encodes MKLIQKLSLISLLLGASSFVTEPSDDNLPTVEVSCNNYEHETKLWNLDLNRNKIKSFGPNTFIGCKNVANLYLDDNQLVTIRQNDFVGLTNLKYLCLRRNKIESIEDGALNFTHLTNLYLDNNQLQQLSDHTFTGMPELTYLSIDNNNLARVGSSFQRLTKLQKISLAWNRIVDLNFTALLQMPELTVIYLRSSGLTSINTEYTPGVTYAVDDLDLAHNGIRQSDLLTRLRNCGNLTKLRLSGNSYDKLDELERIGELLPKLRRISVGFQYTYSEAQSMASKSKRYVDISPNDFPDIMYL